A part of Cotesia glomerata isolate CgM1 linkage group LG4, MPM_Cglom_v2.3, whole genome shotgun sequence genomic DNA contains:
- the LOC123263867 gene encoding HIG1 domain family member 2A, mitochondrial, whose protein sequence is METPPDVDWVQLRIDMGSMDEEDFSTKFKRKIFGNPLVPIGAAATSIALITGLGYLRVGNSAMQQIMMRSRVSAQGFTVAVALLGTMSSTLSSHFEEAANFAKKYTGIGTVSDDNPGEPKVSQVESKKDDKKNDK, encoded by the exons atggAAACTCCACCGGATGTGGATTGGGTGCAATTACGAATTGACATGGGAAGCATGGACGAGGAggatttttcaacaaaattcaAGCGTAAAATTTTTGGCAATCCTCTGGTGCCGATAG GAGCGGCAGCAACGTCAATAGCTTTAATAACTGGTCTAGGATATCTGAGGGTTGGAAACAGCGCGATGCAGCAAATCATGATGAGGTCTAGGGTATCTGCTCAGGGTTTCACGGTCGCGGTCGCGCTTCTTGGTACTATGTCTAGTACTCTGTCCTCTCACTTTGAGGAAGCTGCTAATTTTGCTAAAAAGTACACTGGAATTGGTACTGTTTCGGATGATAATCCTGGCGAGCCAAAGGTCAGCCAGGTTGAGAGCAAaaaagatgataaaaaaaatgataaataa